The Sphingobium sp. JS3065 genome includes a region encoding these proteins:
- a CDS encoding phospholipase D-like domain-containing protein: MNAIASDPFALAYIVVEWTIRITMLAVVPVRRSPDAARGWLLLVFFLPLPGLILYLLIGRPSYPRWRRQRFTVAKELLASATHKITQSQHCCRPQLPERFLPASLLIEQLGQFPTLGSNSIELLADYEGVIDRLIADIERASDHVHVLVYIFADDHTGNRVIEALLRAAARGVACRVLIDALGSRPWARRLIRRLASGGVEIERALPVTFFRPRSTRADLRNHRKIAIIDGRYGYIGSQNLIAANFAPEVVNREMVGEPMDRLYSSFRRCLLPTGSWKPGVCWTHPISSRIIIDGPGLSPSYCPADPIIRLPVPNGY, encoded by the coding sequence ATGAACGCAATTGCCTCTGATCCATTTGCCCTCGCCTATATAGTGGTCGAGTGGACAATTCGCATCACGATGCTGGCCGTCGTACCTGTCCGACGTTCGCCTGATGCGGCGCGTGGATGGTTGCTTCTTGTCTTCTTTCTGCCGTTGCCTGGGCTCATTCTTTACCTGCTGATCGGTCGGCCCTCCTATCCGCGCTGGCGGAGGCAGCGGTTCACGGTTGCCAAGGAGCTTCTCGCGAGCGCCACGCACAAGATAACGCAATCTCAGCATTGCTGCCGGCCACAATTACCGGAACGATTCTTGCCGGCCTCGCTCCTGATCGAACAGCTTGGTCAGTTTCCTACGCTCGGCAGCAACAGCATTGAACTTCTGGCCGACTATGAGGGTGTGATCGATCGCCTGATCGCCGACATCGAGCGGGCCTCCGACCATGTCCATGTCCTCGTCTATATCTTCGCCGATGATCACACCGGCAACCGGGTGATCGAGGCGTTGCTTCGGGCAGCCGCACGCGGGGTCGCCTGCCGGGTACTGATCGATGCGCTCGGCTCCCGCCCTTGGGCGCGTCGGCTCATCCGACGCCTCGCATCCGGCGGCGTCGAGATTGAACGCGCGCTACCCGTCACCTTTTTCCGTCCGCGCTCGACGCGAGCGGATCTTCGCAATCATCGCAAGATCGCTATCATTGACGGGCGCTACGGCTACATCGGCTCACAGAATCTCATCGCGGCGAATTTCGCGCCAGAGGTGGTCAATCGCGAGATGGTTGGCGAGCCCATGGACCGGTTGTACTCGAGCTTCAGGCGGTGTTTGTTGCCGACTGGTTCCTGGAAACCGGGCGTGTGCTGGACACACCCAATCTCTTCCCGCATCATCATCGACGGGCCGGGGTTATCGCCCAGTTACTGCCCAGCGGACCCGATTATCCGGTTGCCGGTGCCGAACGGCTATTAG
- a CDS encoding phospholipase D-like domain-containing protein encodes MLDTPNLFPHHHRRAGVIAQLLPSGPDYPVAGAERLLVALVHGAHRRIVITTPYFIPDEALLQALQTAVLRGVEVHLILSRITDHPLVSLAQRSYYDELLRAGVAIHLFREGLLHAKHLSIDDEIAVIGSSNIDIRSFLLNGEASLILYDPVATASLLAEQTSTIARSDRLVSEEWDQRSLPTKIIENIARLVSPLL; translated from the coding sequence GTGCTGGACACACCCAATCTCTTCCCGCATCATCATCGACGGGCCGGGGTTATCGCCCAGTTACTGCCCAGCGGACCCGATTATCCGGTTGCCGGTGCCGAACGGCTATTAGTGGCCCTGGTCCATGGTGCGCACCGCCGCATTGTGATCACAACCCCATATTTCATTCCCGACGAAGCGCTGCTGCAGGCGCTTCAGACGGCTGTTCTGCGCGGCGTCGAGGTTCACCTCATATTGTCCCGCATCACCGATCATCCCCTCGTCAGCCTCGCGCAGCGTTCTTATTATGACGAACTTCTGCGCGCTGGCGTAGCAATCCACCTATTCCGCGAAGGCCTGCTCCACGCCAAGCATCTCAGCATTGATGACGAGATTGCCGTCATTGGATCAAGCAACATCGATATCCGGTCATTTCTCCTGAACGGCGAGGCCAGCCTGATTCTCTATGATCCGGTCGCAACGGCCAGCCTTCTAGCCGAACAAACATCCACTATCGCCAGGAGCGATCGCCTGGTTTCGGAGGAATGGGACCAGCGGTCGCTGCCGACAAAAATTATCGAG